The following are from one region of the Carassius auratus strain Wakin chromosome 13, ASM336829v1, whole genome shotgun sequence genome:
- the LOC113113272 gene encoding sideroflexin-4-like, which translates to MWFSSLSAFSVMVVRSEEADNGIRVFDSNSNPVGVSKAAGSKAIKETALSRATLFGTIAAFPPLLLALLKRVTLVQRNPMIIAPVQHISTAIIFVLMIPVSFSLFPQFGKNT; encoded by the exons ATGTGGTTTTCTAGCCTGTCTGCATTCAGTGTAATGGTGGTGAGAAGTGAAGAGGCCGATAATGGAATACGAGTGTTTGATTCTAACAGCAATCCTGTTGGAGTCTCAAAGGCAGCTGGTTCTAAG GCCATAAAAGAAACAGCCCTCTCAAGAGCGACTCTCTTTGGCACCATTGCAGCTTTTCCACCTTTACTGCTGGCTCTCCTTAAAAG GGTAACATTGGTCCAGAGGAACCCAATGATAATCGCTCCTGTTCAGCACATCAGTACTGCCATTATCTTTGTCCTGATGATTCCTGTATCCTTCAGTCTTTTTCCACAGTTTGGCAAG AACACctga